One stretch of Euphorbia lathyris chromosome 7, ddEupLath1.1, whole genome shotgun sequence DNA includes these proteins:
- the LOC136200592 gene encoding signal peptidase complex-like protein DTM1 codes for MANNTNSTTNNDLALRTCLVWLAVLMAVVGIWTQSFKKVFVTYLVGMFGIAGVLLPDWDFFARDFSRWCSPMTVEEKAALSLRSGFRKKISPLRVAVYSAVYGYGMYKWWRYVSS; via the exons ATGGCCAACAATACTAATTCTACTACTAACAACGATTTAGCTCTCAGAACTTGTCTGGTATGGTTAGCCGTACTAATGGCGGTCGTCGGAATTTGGACTCAATCTTTTAAGAAAGTTTTTGTTACTTATTTAGTCGGTATGTTTGGAATTGCCGGTGTTCTTTTGCCTGACTGGGATTTTTTCGCCAGAGATTTCTCCCGCTGGTGCTCTCCCATGACTGTCGAAGAGAAGGCTGCTCTTTCCCTAAGATCTGGCTTCAG GAAGAAGATATCTCCTCTGAGAGTGGCTGTTTACTCAGCTGTTTATGGATATGGTATGTATAAATGGTGGAGATATGTATCATCTTGA